A single genomic interval of Natator depressus isolate rNatDep1 chromosome 14, rNatDep2.hap1, whole genome shotgun sequence harbors:
- the MYADML2 gene encoding myeloid-associated differentiation marker-like protein 2, whose amino-acid sequence MMESSGGPYLNTAAVASPVGIARLLQVAFGCTTFSLVAHQGGFSAAYGTFCMFVWCFCFAVTIFIITCEFTRLHSCLSISWGNFTAAFAMLATLMSITAAVIYPLYFAQFGCYSISCKVRDFRIAASVFAGLMFIAYAVEVFLTRAKPGQVTNYMATVSGLLKIVQAFVACIIFGALVNDSQYINYVATQWCVAVYGFCFVVTVVVVAFNVMGRTAMLRCPFERFVVIYTFMAILMYVSAAVIWPVFCFDSKYGSPWRPYQCSQGKCPWDSQLVIAIFTYVNLVLYIVDLAYSQRIRFVSHP is encoded by the coding sequence ATGATGGAGAGCTCAGGAGGGCCGTATTTGAACACAGCAGCAGTGGCATCCCCGGTGGGAATAGCCCGTTTGTTGCAAGTGGCGTTTGGATGTACTACGTTCAGCCTGGTGGCCCATCAGGGGGGATTCAGTGCAGCCTATGGCACCTTCTGCATGTTCGTCTGGTGTTTCTGTTTTGCTGTCACCATCTTTATAATAACCTGTGAGTTCACTCGTCTCCACAGCTGCCTGAGCATCTCCTGGGGAAATTTCACAGCTGCTTTTGCCATGCTGGCCACACTCATGTCCATCACTGCGGCTGTGATCTACCCGCTCTATTTTGCCCAGTTTGGCTGTTATTCCATCAGTTGCAAGGTGAGAGATTTCCGCATAGCAGCCAGTGTCTTTGCAGGGCTCATGTTCATTGCTTATGCTGTGGAGGTGTTTCTAACCAGAGCCAAGCCAGGACAGGTGACCAACTACATGGCCACAGTATCTGGCCTCTTGAAAATTGTCCAGGCCTTTGTGGCCTGCATCATCTTTGGGGCACTGGTAAATGACAGTCAGTACATCAATTATGTGGCTACCCAATGGTGTGTGGCTGTCTATGGCTTCTGCTTTGTGGTGACAGTGGTGGTAGTGGCCTTCAATGTCATGGGAAGGACAGCAATGCTGCGGTGCCCCTTTGAGCGCTTTGTGGTCATTTACACATTCATGGCCATCCTCATGTATGTGAGTGCAGCAGTGATCTGGCCAGTGTTCTGCTTTGATAGTAAGTATGGGTCCCCATGGCGCCCCTACCAGTGCTCCCAGGGCAAATGCCCCTGGGACAGCCAACTGGTGATTGCTATATTTACTTATGTGAACCTGGTGCTTTACATTGTGGACTTGGCATACTCTCAACGCATCCGCTTTGTCTCACACCCTTAA